One region of Pagrus major chromosome 5, Pma_NU_1.0 genomic DNA includes:
- the nipsnap1 gene encoding protein NipSnap homolog 1 → MATAGPPVLSKGHMLYRHSVTLHHATRRFSESGDKGWFRSLFVHKVDARKDAHSNLLSKKETSNLYKIQFHNVKPECLEAYNSLEAEVQNRLHQDQEYPCEVVGSWNTWYGEQDQAVHLWRYRGGYPALTECLTKLNNNKEYLEFRKERAKMLISRRNQLLLEFSFWNEPLPRPGPCIYEMRTYHLKPGTMIEWGNHWARAIKYRQENNEAVGGFFSQIGDLYAVHHLWAYESLQSRDDTRNSAWLKEGWDSNVYYTVPLIRSMESRIMIPTKSSPLQ, encoded by the exons ATGGCGACGGCTGGTCCTCCTGTGCTGTCTAAAGGACACATGTTGTACAGGCACTCTGTCACCCTGCACCACGCGACCAG GAGGTTTTCAGAGAGCGGCGACAAAGGCTGGTTCCGTTCCTTGTTTGTGCACAAAGTCGATGCCAGAAAAGATGCCCACTCCAACCTGCTGTCAAAGAAAGAGACCAGCAACCTGTATAAAATTCAAT ttcacaATGTCAAACCAGAGTGCCTGGAAGCATACAACAGTCTAGA GGCTGAGGTGCAAAACAGGCTGCATCAGGACCAGGAGTACCCTTGTGAAGTGGTGGGAAGCTGGAACACCTGGTATGGAGAGCAAGACCAAGCTG TGCATCTATGGCGATACAGAGGAGGCTACCCGGCCCTGACTGAATGCTTGACGAAGCTGAACAATAACAAG GAGTATTTAGAGTTTCGGAAAGAGAGGGCGAAAATGTTGATTTCAAGGAGAAATCAGCTCCTCCTGGAGTTCAGTTTCTGGAATGAACCCTTGCCTAGACCAGGACCCTGCATCTATGAAATGCGCACCTATCACCTCAAG CCAGGAACTATGATAGAATGGGGAAACCACTG GGCACGGGCAATCAAATACAGACAGGAAAACAACGAAGCAGTGGGTGGGTTCTTCTCGCAAATCGGCGACCTGTATGCTGTTCATCATTTGTGGG CTTATGAAAGCCTCCAATCCCGGGACGATACAAGGAACTCTGCCTGGCTGAAGGAGGGATGGGATTCCAATGTGTATTATACAG TGCCTTTGATCAGAAGCATGGAGTCTAGAATAATGATTCCCACCAAGAGTTCACCTTTACAATGA